In Syntrophorhabdaceae bacterium, the sequence ACCCGGGGCAACTCGCCGCGGCAGTTGCCGCCATGTTTCCCCCGACGCGGCCGAGCCGGGTGCGACCCTTTGTCGTGTGCACGGGGGGAGAGCCGTTACTACAGCTCGATTCGGCCTTGGTTCGAAGCTTTCATGAATCGGGATTCGAGGTAGCCATAGAGACAAACGGGACTTGTGCGGCTCCGGATAATATTGATTGGATATGTGTCAGTCCAAAGGGGGACGCCCAACTGGCCCTGAAATCGGGCCACGAACTGAAGCTGCTTTTCCCGCAGAAGAACGCCATGCCGGAAACATTCGAGTCTCTTGAGTTTCAGTACTTCTTCCTCCAGCCCATAGATGGGCCGGACCTGGACAATCACACTGCCCGGGCGGTTGAATATTGCCTTAACCACCCTCAATGGAGACTCAGCCTGCAAACTCATAAATTGATCGATATCCGATGAGGCAGAATATGGTCATATTCAAATCCTTTACCTTAGACATGGCTCACAGGTTGCCCAATGTCCCTGCAGGCCATAAATGCGGCAACATCCACGGACACACTTTTACCGTCAAAATCTACGTGCGCGGACCCATTCACGAGCAATTTGGCTGGATAATGGATTTCGCCGATCTCGCTGCCGCCTTCGAACCCCTTCGAGCTCAGCTCGACCACTGCTATCTCAACGATATAGAGGGGCTGGAGAATCCCACCTCCGAGCATTTGGCGAAATGGATATGGGACCGCCTGAAACCTTCCCTGCCAATTCTATGCAAAATAGTAGTCCAGGAGAGCCCCCATTCCGGGTGCATCTACTCCGGGGAAGAGGAGTGACATCCAAAGTATCGTTCCGGCCTCGCCACGAAGGCTTTCCCGGTTTAGTCGGCTATGGGGGTCCGGGATAGTATGTGCAACTCCTTGTATGACGGGTAATCTCCGCCTTCGTCACCGAAAATTCTATACCCCTTGACGAGGATTCTCATTCCCTTTTTCAAAAAGGTTTTATCGGGGTGGGCAAGGTGAAGCACGATCATTGCCGGCATTCCCTCACCATTAAAATCACGTGGTATCGACCAACCATAAAAGGACCACATGTTTTCGAGTGCATCAACGGTCAAGCCCGAATAACCCGCCAGCGTCACCCTGAACCGTGCCGGCATCACCCGGTCAACCCCGGCGGAACCCGTCATATGGGGTATCGCCTTTATCTTTGTCTCCGGTATCCATGTCGCCTCGACTATCGTGCCCTCGATATCGATAGGGCCCGCAACGGGAGCCGGTGCGGCCGTAAGGAGGGTAGGGATGCATAAAAAGCACAATTGAACCCCCAGGAGGATCAAGAGCGTAAAAAGTCGCTGACCTACAGACATAATCTGCCTCCAAACCACGTGATGGTATATACTGGTTGAACCATAACATAAACGGAAAGTTTTAAAAACTGAAACACTTCTACCATCGGCCGGCAGTTGCCCGTTAAGTTGCCCCACTGTGCCCTTATCACGACTTTTCTTTGAGTCTTCCCGAGAATGAAAATCCATTTGACAATCATGTTTATTCACGTGAGAATGAAAAAAGGAGACTATAAACCGGCCATGATCAGAACCCTCTTTTCCCTATTTTTATGTGTGGCAGTCGCCACCGCTCAAACCCGCAAATTGTCCATGAAGCTTATTCCTCTGGGCATCGCCGTCGCCGGCATGATGGTATTCTGCTTCTTCTCGTTTTCTGCAGGCGAGGCTGCTGATCCGCTTGACAAACATGACGGTAATCCTATAAAGAAGGAAATTAATATTTCAAAGGAGCGTGAGCTCCAAACCGAAGTGGACAAGGGGCACCAGCCGTGGCGCCTCAACCCTGTTGACGCAGCGTTTTCCGAGGTGGGCGCCGGCGACCGCAAGGTGATTCATGAAAGCTGTGAACTCGTAATGCAAACATCGTCGGAAGCACTAGTACGCTGCACGGGAACTCATATCTATCTCGTGCAGCTCAAACAGCTGGTGAAGCCCAACGGGATATGGTCAACAATATCTATCCAGGTGGAAAAAAGGAACATCCGGTA encodes:
- the queE gene encoding 7-carboxy-7-deazaguanine synthase, with the protein product MPYRVKEIFYTLQGEGLHAGRPAVLCRFSGCNLWSGREVDRGKSICSFCDTDFVGTDGAGGGTFRDPGQLAAAVAAMFPPTRPSRVRPFVVCTGGEPLLQLDSALVRSFHESGFEVAIETNGTCAAPDNIDWICVSPKGDAQLALKSGHELKLLFPQKNAMPETFESLEFQYFFLQPIDGPDLDNHTARAVEYCLNHPQWRLSLQTHKLIDIR
- the queD gene encoding 6-carboxytetrahydropterin synthase QueD; the protein is MVIFKSFTLDMAHRLPNVPAGHKCGNIHGHTFTVKIYVRGPIHEQFGWIMDFADLAAAFEPLRAQLDHCYLNDIEGLENPTSEHLAKWIWDRLKPSLPILCKIVVQESPHSGCIYSGEEE